One Synechococcus sp. CC9605 genomic window carries:
- the cpeB gene encoding class 1 C-phycoerythrin subunit beta, protein MLDAFSRTVVSADAKTAPVGGSDLASLRSYVQDGNKRLDAVNAITSNAYCIVSDAVTGMICENTGLIQAGGNCYPTRRMAACLRDGEIVLRYISYALLAGDASVLDDRCLNGLKETYIALGVPTQSAARAVAIMKSAATALIGQTNSPASGGAKYRKMETTQGDCSALVAEAGSYFDRVIGAIS, encoded by the coding sequence ATGCTCGACGCATTCTCCCGCACAGTCGTCAGCGCTGACGCCAAAACTGCACCTGTTGGTGGTAGCGATCTCGCTAGCCTCCGCTCCTACGTGCAAGATGGCAACAAGCGTTTGGACGCTGTGAATGCCATTACTTCCAACGCCTACTGCATCGTCTCCGATGCAGTCACCGGCATGATCTGCGAAAACACAGGTCTGATCCAGGCTGGCGGCAACTGCTATCCCACCCGTCGGATGGCTGCGTGCCTTCGCGATGGTGAGATTGTGCTTCGCTACATCAGCTACGCACTGCTGGCTGGTGACGCGTCCGTGCTGGATGACCGTTGCTTGAATGGCCTCAAGGAAACCTATATCGCTTTAGGTGTTCCTACCCAGTCTGCGGCCCGTGCTGTCGCGATCATGAAATCCGCTGCTACGGCTCTGATTGGTCAGACCAACTCTCCTGCCAGCGGTGGTGCTAAGTACCGCAAGATGGAAACCACTCAGGGCGACTGCTCTGCACTGGTGGCTGAAGCAGGTTCTTACTTCGATCGTGTGATTGGCGCAATCAGCTGA